Within Nakaseomyces glabratus chromosome G, complete sequence, the genomic segment AATGACCCAACTAGCATTCCTTCAAAATATCTAGATTTTTGCGGTCTGATTCTTTTATCAGTCTTATTCTTTTGgaattttttctttgtgatACTCGGTAATAGAAATTTGACTTTGCGATTATTAGAGCCTGTCTGTTTTGAGATTCCCATTCGATTGTTCAAAATAGAATTTGCATTTGAAATGacttttatatttttacgATGCGGCACTTtactttttctctttccGTAAGTTTTTGTTGGTTTCTCTGTCACTGCTTCATTTTGACCAGGCATTGACCTACTTCAgctttgaaataaaaaattgcatATGCCAACTAAATACAAAGCTATTCCAATACAGcattatttaatatatttaaatagaaaaattaatgaaataagaaaatatcaatgaatATGAACTAGTATATGGGTAAGTACTACCTGTATTATTAATAAGAGTGAGTTTCATGATGAGACATATGCATTACAATTTACGAAGTTGGGCCATATTATAGACATTATATGCAATTTCCCTTTAGCTAACCACACAATCACTGGATTTTTTGTTAGATGCATTAGCATTCATGGAATTGTGCttcttgttattttttctgGAATGATGGGAGTGCGTATGTTTATATGTTGCATTTGATGGTGTTTGATGGTGATTTGTGCCTCTTTTGTCCGTCT encodes:
- the PRM3 gene encoding pheromone-regulated protein PRM3 (CAGL0G09229g~Ortholog(s) have role in karyogamy involved in conjugation with cellular fusion, nuclear membrane fusion involved in karyogamy and extrinsic component of nuclear outer membrane, nuclear periphery, spindle pole body localization), translated to MPGQNEAVTEKPTKTYGKRKSKVPHRKNIKVISNANSILNNRMGISKQTGSNNRKVKFLLPSITKKKFQKNKTDKRIRPQKSRYFEGMLVGSFLGAAITSMISKIISENIS